The following are from one region of the Klebsiella aerogenes genome:
- a CDS encoding alpha/beta hydrolase, which translates to MSGFDKLTLNDGSYLYFKDWGSGQPVVFSHGWPLTSDAFEDQMLFLASNGYRVIAHDRRGHGRSAQPWDGHNMDQYADDLAQLTAHLNVHDAVHVGHSTGGGEVARYIGRHGTGRVAKAILIGAVTPIMIQTDFNPDGVPKAVFDSIREGVINDRGAFFYELTAAFYGYNRVGAQESKAVREGFVEQGLQGSIKALYDCIKAFSETDLREDLRKMTIPTLVIHGDDDQIVPFETCGKVAAEILPDAKLTVYQGGSHGICTTHKHQINDDLLAFIRA; encoded by the coding sequence ATGAGCGGTTTTGATAAACTTACGCTGAATGACGGAAGCTATCTCTATTTTAAAGACTGGGGAAGCGGACAGCCGGTGGTGTTTAGCCACGGCTGGCCGTTAACGTCAGATGCGTTTGAAGATCAGATGCTATTTCTGGCATCAAACGGTTATCGCGTCATTGCGCACGATCGCCGCGGACACGGGCGCTCAGCGCAGCCCTGGGATGGCCATAACATGGACCAGTACGCCGACGATCTGGCACAGTTGACCGCGCATTTGAATGTGCATGATGCGGTACATGTCGGGCATTCAACCGGCGGCGGCGAAGTGGCGCGGTATATTGGTCGGCATGGTACAGGAAGGGTCGCGAAAGCGATACTGATTGGCGCTGTCACACCGATTATGATCCAGACTGATTTCAACCCTGATGGTGTGCCGAAAGCGGTATTCGATAGCATCAGGGAAGGGGTGATCAACGATCGCGGCGCTTTCTTTTATGAGCTGACGGCGGCTTTCTACGGCTATAACCGCGTTGGAGCGCAAGAGTCCAAAGCGGTGCGCGAAGGTTTTGTTGAGCAGGGGCTGCAAGGTTCAATCAAAGCGCTGTATGACTGTATCAAAGCCTTTTCGGAAACCGATCTGCGTGAAGATCTACGCAAGATGACGATTCCGACGTTGGTGATCCACGGCGATGACGATCAGATTGTGCCTTTCGAAACCTGCGGCAAGGTGGCGGCGGAGATCCTGCCTGACGCGAAGCTGACCGTTTATCAGGGCGGCTCGCATGGGATCTGCACAACTCATAAGCATCAAATCAATGACGATCTGCTGGCGTTTATTCGCGCATAA
- the crcB gene encoding fluoride efflux transporter CrcB, producing MLQLFLAVFVGGGTGSVLRWWLGMKFNPMHHAIPIGTLAANLLGAFIIGAGLAWFNRLTTVDPMWKLLITTGFCGGLTTFSTFSAEVVFLLQQGRFSWALLNVVVNLLGSFTMTAIAFWLFSQSAAR from the coding sequence GTGTTACAACTCTTTTTGGCCGTTTTTGTTGGCGGCGGAACCGGCAGCGTGTTGCGCTGGTGGCTGGGCATGAAGTTTAATCCCATGCATCATGCTATTCCCATCGGTACGCTGGCGGCAAACCTACTGGGCGCATTTATTATCGGCGCTGGGCTGGCATGGTTTAACCGCCTGACCACTGTCGATCCAATGTGGAAATTGCTTATCACCACCGGTTTCTGCGGCGGCCTGACGACCTTCTCAACTTTTTCTGCCGAAGTGGTCTTCCTGCTGCAGCAGGGGCGTTTCAGCTGGGCGCTGTTGAACGTCGTGGTCAACTTGCTGGGCTCGTTTACCATGACGGCGATAGCCTTTTGGCTGTTTTCACAGTCAGCCGCACGCTAA
- the rlpA gene encoding endolytic peptidoglycan transglycosylase RlpA yields MRKQWLGICIAAGLLAACSGEDVQQKTVSVPQPAVCNGPTVEISGADPHFETLNATANQDYQRDGKSYKIVQDPANFTQTGLAAIYDAEPNSNLTASGEAFDPTQLTAAHPTLPIPSYARITNLANGRMIVVRINDRGPYGNDRVISLSRASADRLNTSNNTKVRIDPIIVAQDGALSGPGMACTTVAKQTYALPSRPNLDGDGSAAIAAPADQSNVRAISNSTLKPEDGVGAPVNSSGFLGAPTPLNNGVLESSEPAVAPAAATPNAPVTAPGSIQGSVAPAAATATAAVAAPAASANGEVVVQVGAVSDQARAQQYQQRLSQQFSVPGRVMQNGAVWRIQLGPFASKSQAATVQQRLQNEAQLQSFITRAN; encoded by the coding sequence ATGCGTAAGCAATGGCTGGGGATCTGCATAGCAGCTGGGCTGCTGGCGGCATGTTCGGGTGAAGACGTTCAACAGAAGACGGTTAGCGTCCCGCAGCCGGCCGTCTGTAATGGTCCGACGGTAGAAATCAGCGGCGCGGATCCGCATTTCGAAACGCTAAACGCCACCGCCAACCAGGATTATCAGCGTGACGGTAAAAGTTATAAAATCGTCCAGGACCCGGCTAACTTTACCCAAACCGGTCTGGCCGCAATTTATGACGCGGAACCGAACAGCAACCTGACCGCCTCCGGCGAAGCCTTTGACCCGACGCAGCTCACCGCTGCGCATCCGACGCTGCCCATCCCAAGCTATGCGCGCATCACTAACCTGGCTAACGGCCGGATGATCGTGGTGCGCATTAACGATCGCGGGCCGTATGGCAACGACCGGGTCATTTCCCTGTCGCGCGCCTCCGCTGACCGCCTGAATACCTCGAACAACACCAAAGTTCGTATCGACCCGATTATCGTCGCACAGGACGGCGCGTTGTCCGGCCCCGGTATGGCGTGTACGACCGTCGCTAAGCAAACCTACGCCCTGCCTTCGCGCCCGAACCTTGACGGCGACGGTTCCGCCGCTATCGCCGCGCCTGCCGACCAGTCGAACGTGCGCGCTATCAGTAACTCGACGTTGAAGCCGGAAGATGGCGTGGGCGCGCCAGTCAACAGCAGTGGATTCCTCGGTGCGCCAACGCCGCTCAATAATGGCGTGCTGGAAAGCAGTGAACCCGCCGTAGCGCCAGCCGCTGCGACGCCAAACGCGCCGGTCACCGCGCCAGGCTCCATTCAGGGGAGCGTCGCTCCGGCGGCGGCTACCGCAACCGCCGCGGTTGCTGCTCCTGCAGCCAGCGCCAATGGCGAGGTCGTCGTACAGGTCGGCGCCGTTAGCGATCAGGCTCGCGCACAGCAGTATCAGCAGCGTTTAAGCCAACAGTTCTCCGTCCCGGGCCGCGTGATGCAAAACGGCGCAGTGTGGCGGATCCAACTGGGCCCATTCGCCAGTAAGTCGCAGGCCGCCACGGTACAACAGCGCCTGCAAAACGAAGCACAACTGCAGTCATTTATTACTCGCGCCAACTAA
- the lipA gene encoding lipoyl synthase: protein MSKPIVMERGVKYRDADKMALIPVKNVATEREALLRKPEWMKIKLPADSSRIQGIKAAMRKNGLHSVCEEASCPNLAECFNHGTATFMILGAICTRRCPFCDVAHGRPVTPDANEPQKLAQTIADMGLRYVVVTSVDRDDLRDGGAQHFADCISAIREKSPSIKIETLVPDFRGRMDRALDILKVTPPDVFNHNLENVPRLYRQVRPGADYNWSLKLLERFKEVHPEIPTKSGLMVGLGETNEEIIEVMRDLRRHGVTMLTLGQYLQPSRHHLPVQRYVSPEEFEEMKAEAMAMGFTHAACGPFVRSSYHADLQAKGMEVK from the coding sequence ATGAGTAAACCCATTGTGATGGAACGCGGTGTTAAGTACCGCGACGCCGATAAAATGGCCCTTATCCCGGTGAAAAACGTGGCAACTGAGCGTGAAGCTCTGCTCAGAAAACCGGAATGGATGAAAATCAAACTTCCGGCTGACTCGTCCCGTATTCAGGGGATCAAGGCAGCGATGCGTAAGAACGGCCTGCACTCCGTGTGTGAAGAAGCCTCTTGCCCGAACCTTGCTGAGTGCTTCAACCACGGCACCGCGACCTTTATGATCCTCGGCGCCATCTGTACCCGCCGCTGCCCGTTCTGCGACGTCGCCCACGGTCGCCCGGTGACGCCTGATGCCAACGAACCACAAAAGCTGGCGCAGACTATCGCTGACATGGGCCTGCGCTACGTGGTCGTGACGTCCGTTGACCGTGACGATCTTCGTGATGGCGGCGCACAGCACTTCGCCGACTGCATCAGCGCTATCCGCGAGAAGAGCCCGTCGATCAAGATTGAGACTCTGGTCCCGGATTTCCGCGGCCGTATGGATCGCGCGCTGGATATTCTGAAAGTCACTCCACCGGATGTGTTTAACCACAACCTGGAAAACGTACCACGTCTGTATCGTCAGGTTCGTCCGGGCGCAGATTACAACTGGTCACTGAAGCTGCTGGAGCGCTTTAAAGAAGTGCATCCGGAAATCCCGACGAAGTCAGGCTTAATGGTCGGTCTCGGTGAAACCAATGAAGAGATCATTGAAGTGATGCGCGACCTGCGTCGCCATGGCGTCACGATGCTGACGCTAGGCCAGTACCTGCAGCCGAGCCGTCACCACCTGCCGGTCCAGCGCTACGTAAGCCCGGAAGAGTTTGAAGAGATGAAAGCCGAAGCAATGGCGATGGGCTTCACCCACGCTGCCTGCGGCCCGTTCGTCCGCTCTTCCTACCACGCTGACCTGCAAGCAAAAGGTATGGAAGTTAAATAA
- the rna gene encoding ribonuclease I — translation MFRKDVVAIALLLAATQVNAEPLTATQYGDFDRYVLALSWQTGFCQSMQDRNRNEPEECRLQQETRNKADFLTVHGLWPGLPKSIAVRGVDERRWMRYGCATRPIPNMPEVKAGRKCQAAETGLSLEMANKLNSVMPGSGGKSCLERYEYAKHGVCFGFDPDSYFGAMVRLNGEVKQSAVGDFLAKHYGQTVSRNDFDAAVAKAYGAQNVKAFKLTCDGNPAYLTEMQISIKAGAINAPLSADSFLPQPHPGNCAKQFVVDKAGT, via the coding sequence ATGTTCAGGAAGGATGTCGTCGCCATCGCCCTCTTACTTGCCGCAACCCAGGTCAACGCAGAGCCGCTAACCGCGACGCAATACGGTGATTTCGACCGCTACGTGCTGGCTTTATCCTGGCAAACCGGCTTTTGCCAGAGCATGCAGGATAGAAACCGTAACGAGCCTGAAGAGTGCCGACTGCAGCAGGAAACCCGCAACAAAGCCGACTTTCTGACGGTTCACGGTCTATGGCCAGGTTTACCGAAGTCTATCGCCGTACGCGGCGTTGATGAGCGGCGTTGGATGCGCTATGGCTGCGCGACGCGCCCCATTCCCAACATGCCGGAAGTTAAAGCCGGGCGTAAATGCCAGGCCGCCGAAACCGGTCTGTCGCTGGAAATGGCCAATAAGCTCAATAGCGTGATGCCAGGTTCCGGCGGTAAGTCTTGTCTTGAACGTTATGAATATGCCAAACACGGCGTCTGTTTCGGCTTTGACCCGGATAGTTATTTTGGCGCGATGGTGCGCCTGAATGGTGAAGTGAAGCAAAGCGCGGTAGGCGATTTCCTGGCAAAACACTACGGGCAAACCGTCAGCCGCAATGATTTTGATGCCGCCGTCGCCAAAGCCTATGGCGCGCAAAACGTTAAAGCTTTTAAGTTGACCTGTGATGGCAACCCGGCTTATTTAACCGAGATGCAAATCTCCATCAAAGCGGGCGCGATAAACGCCCCGCTGAGTGCAGATTCATTCCTGCCACAGCCGCATCCAGGCAACTGTGCGAAGCAGTTTGTGGTGGATAAAGCCGGTACCTGA
- a CDS encoding YbeF family transcriptional regulator: MAENHPPSETHDRPEDRQIFRILRNIDLNLLTIFEAVYVHKGIVNAAKVLNITPSAISQSINKLRALFPDPLFIRKGQGVTPTAYATHLHQYISQGMEAFLNALDLSNSSHQQRVMTIATTPTVGALVMPVIAKALKSRFPQVLLHNIAIADAASQLNQRQVDLLIDTYTHSGLTIAHQVLFSEPVVMFCREDHPILHLPLTKGNLQQYEFALLLPEGQRYPTLNRQLEEYVGERRCGFSSYNLLTQAAMINDSDMLGLTPERMFALVAKIWPLQAIHFPPLQEQRIDISLHYNRQSAQEPLLKEIIDTILQTFSC, encoded by the coding sequence GTGGCAGAAAATCATCCCCCATCGGAAACCCATGATCGGCCTGAAGATCGGCAGATTTTTCGCATCCTGCGTAATATCGATCTCAATCTACTGACGATTTTCGAAGCGGTGTACGTACATAAAGGCATCGTCAACGCAGCGAAGGTGCTCAATATCACCCCCTCGGCTATCAGCCAGTCCATCAATAAACTACGGGCGCTGTTTCCCGATCCGTTATTTATTCGTAAAGGACAGGGAGTGACGCCAACGGCATACGCGACCCACCTGCATCAATACATTAGTCAGGGAATGGAGGCCTTCCTTAATGCGCTGGATTTGAGCAACAGCTCGCACCAGCAGCGAGTCATGACCATCGCTACCACCCCGACCGTTGGCGCATTGGTCATGCCAGTCATTGCCAAAGCCCTTAAGTCGCGATTTCCCCAGGTGTTACTGCATAACATCGCCATTGCCGATGCCGCCAGCCAGCTCAATCAGCGACAGGTCGATTTGCTGATTGATACCTACACCCACAGTGGGTTGACCATTGCGCATCAGGTCCTGTTTTCCGAACCGGTCGTGATGTTTTGCCGTGAGGATCACCCCATTTTGCATCTCCCCCTGACGAAAGGAAATCTGCAGCAATATGAGTTCGCGCTGCTGCTACCGGAAGGGCAACGCTACCCCACCCTGAATCGGCAGCTTGAAGAATACGTCGGCGAGCGACGCTGCGGCTTTAGTAGCTATAACCTGCTGACGCAGGCAGCAATGATAAATGACAGCGATATGTTGGGGTTAACGCCTGAGCGTATGTTCGCGCTGGTGGCTAAAATCTGGCCTCTACAGGCAATTCATTTCCCGCCGCTACAGGAGCAGCGCATCGATATCTCGCTGCATTACAACCGGCAAAGCGCGCAGGAACCATTGCTGAAAGAAATTATCGACACCATTCTGCAGACTTTTTCGTGCTAA
- the dacA gene encoding D-alanyl-D-alanine carboxypeptidase DacA has product MKTSFTARLLVTALSVAALSTAARADDLNMKTMIPGAPQIDAESWVLIDYNSGKVLAENNADSRRDPASLTKMMTSYVIGQAMKAGKFKESDLVTVGNDAWATGNPVFKGSSLMFLKPGMQVPVSQLIRGINLQSGNDACVAMADYVAGSQDAFVSLMNNYVNALGLKNTHFQTVHGLDADGQYSSARDMALIGQALIRDVPNEYSIYREKEFTFNGIRQLNRNGLLWDNSLNVDGIKTGHTDKAGYNLVASATEGQMRLISAVMGGRTYKGRESESKKLLTWGFRFFETVNPIKAGKEFASEPAWFGNSDRASLGVDKDVYLTIPRGRMKDLKASYVLNNTELHAPLQKNQVVGTINFQLDGKTIDQRPLVVLQEIPEGNFFGKIIDYIKLMFHHWFG; this is encoded by the coding sequence ATGAAGACCTCTTTCACCGCTCGTTTACTCGTTACGGCCCTCTCCGTTGCGGCACTGTCCACCGCTGCCCGCGCTGATGACCTGAATATGAAAACCATGATCCCTGGCGCTCCGCAGATCGATGCCGAATCCTGGGTTCTTATCGATTACAACTCAGGTAAAGTGCTGGCGGAAAACAACGCCGACTCCCGCCGCGATCCGGCGAGCCTGACCAAAATGATGACCAGCTACGTCATTGGCCAGGCCATGAAGGCGGGCAAATTCAAAGAATCCGATCTGGTCACCGTAGGCAACGACGCGTGGGCGACCGGTAATCCGGTGTTCAAAGGTTCTTCACTGATGTTCCTGAAGCCCGGTATGCAGGTACCGGTTTCTCAGCTAATCCGCGGTATCAACCTGCAGTCCGGTAACGATGCCTGCGTGGCGATGGCCGACTATGTCGCTGGCAGCCAGGATGCGTTCGTTAGCCTGATGAATAACTACGTTAACGCACTGGGTCTGAAAAATACCCATTTCCAGACCGTCCATGGTCTGGACGCTGACGGCCAGTACAGCTCCGCGCGCGACATGGCGCTGATCGGCCAGGCGCTGATCCGCGACGTACCGAACGAATACTCTATCTACCGTGAGAAAGAGTTTACCTTCAACGGTATTCGCCAGCTCAACCGTAACGGCCTGCTGTGGGATAACAGCCTCAACGTCGACGGTATTAAAACCGGTCATACCGACAAAGCAGGCTACAACCTGGTCGCTTCCGCCACCGAAGGGCAGATGCGCTTGATCTCTGCGGTGATGGGCGGGCGTACCTACAAAGGTCGTGAATCTGAAAGCAAGAAACTGCTGACCTGGGGTTTCCGTTTCTTTGAAACCGTGAACCCGATTAAAGCCGGTAAAGAATTCGCCTCTGAGCCAGCCTGGTTTGGTAATAGCGATCGCGCCTCTCTGGGCGTGGATAAAGATGTCTATCTGACTATCCCACGCGGGCGCATGAAAGACCTGAAAGCCAGCTATGTACTGAACAACACCGAACTGCACGCGCCGCTGCAGAAAAACCAGGTCGTCGGTACGATTAACTTCCAGCTGGATGGCAAAACCATCGATCAGCGTCCGTTAGTGGTGCTGCAGGAAATTCCGGAAGGTAATTTCTTCGGCAAAATCATTGATTACATTAAGTTAATGTTCCATCACTGGTTTGGTTAA
- the tatE gene encoding twin-arginine translocase subunit TatE encodes MGEISITKLLVVAALIILVFGTKKLRTLGGDLGSAIKGFKKAMNDDDDSAKKTSAEEETPAQKLSHKE; translated from the coding sequence ATGGGTGAGATTAGTATTACCAAACTGCTGGTAGTCGCAGCGCTGATTATTTTAGTGTTTGGTACCAAAAAATTACGCACGTTGGGTGGAGACCTGGGGTCGGCCATCAAAGGCTTTAAGAAAGCCATGAATGATGACGATGATAGTGCGAAGAAAACCAGTGCTGAGGAAGAAACGCCAGCACAGAAACTCTCTCATAAAGAGTAA
- the cspE gene encoding transcription antiterminator/RNA stability regulator CspE codes for MSKIKGNVKWFNESKGFGFITPEDGSKDVFVHFSAIQSNGFKTLAEGQRVEFEITNGAKGPSAANVMAI; via the coding sequence ATGTCTAAGATTAAAGGTAACGTTAAGTGGTTTAATGAGTCCAAAGGATTCGGTTTCATTACTCCGGAAGATGGCAGCAAAGATGTATTCGTACACTTCTCTGCAATCCAGTCCAACGGTTTCAAAACTCTGGCTGAAGGTCAGCGCGTAGAGTTCGAAATCACTAACGGTGCCAAAGGCCCTTCTGCTGCAAACGTAATGGCTATCTAA
- a CDS encoding deaminated glutathione amidase, whose protein sequence is MRVAAGQFAVTAQWQTNAQTCVALMRQAAERDVSLLVLPEALLARADNDPDMSVKSAQALDGGFMQCLLAESRHNDLTTVLTLHVPSGEGRATNTLVAIRRGAISAQYQKLHLYDAFTMQESRLVDAGQQIPPLIDVNGMRIGLMTCYDLRFPELALSLALSGADILVLPTAWVRGPLKEHHWSTLLAARALDTTCYIIAAGECGTRNIGQSRIIDPLGTTLAGAAEQPQMIFAEISADYVRQVRERLPVLQNRRFAPPQLL, encoded by the coding sequence ATGCGGGTAGCAGCCGGACAATTCGCCGTAACAGCGCAGTGGCAAACAAATGCGCAGACCTGCGTTGCACTGATGCGTCAGGCAGCAGAACGCGACGTATCGTTGCTGGTGCTGCCTGAAGCGCTGCTGGCGCGAGCCGATAACGATCCTGATATGTCAGTGAAGTCCGCGCAGGCGCTGGATGGCGGCTTTATGCAGTGCCTGCTGGCCGAGAGCCGGCATAATGACTTAACGACGGTATTGACCCTGCATGTGCCGTCAGGCGAAGGGCGGGCGACCAATACGCTGGTCGCAATACGCCGGGGCGCGATTAGCGCACAATACCAGAAACTCCATTTGTACGATGCGTTTACTATGCAGGAGTCGCGACTGGTGGATGCAGGCCAGCAAATCCCACCGTTAATCGATGTTAATGGGATGCGTATCGGCTTAATGACCTGCTACGATTTACGCTTTCCTGAATTAGCGCTATCGTTAGCATTAAGCGGCGCTGATATTTTGGTGCTGCCGACGGCGTGGGTTCGCGGCCCGCTGAAAGAGCACCATTGGTCTACGCTGCTGGCGGCGCGGGCGCTGGACACTACCTGCTATATCATTGCGGCAGGCGAGTGCGGAACGCGAAATATTGGCCAGAGCCGGATTATCGATCCGCTGGGGACGACCCTCGCCGGGGCGGCAGAGCAGCCGCAGATGATTTTTGCAGAGATATCCGCGGATTATGTTCGTCAGGTGCGCGAACGTTTACCGGTGCTGCAAAACCGCAGGTTTGCGCCACCGCAATTATTGTGA
- the pagP gene encoding lipid IV(A) palmitoyltransferase PagP has translation MLKLRQFALLIFVVSGLLLSSGYANASFSSTIRDGYNTLTDNVAQTWNEPEHYDLYIPAITWHARFAYDKEKTDKYNERPWGAGFGMSRWDEKGNWHGLYLMAFKDSFNKWEPIGGYGWEKTWRPLADDNFHLGLGYTLGVTARDNWNYIPIPVVLPLASIGYGPATFQMTYIPGTYNNGNVYFAWARIQF, from the coding sequence GTGTTGAAACTACGTCAATTTGCATTGTTAATTTTTGTTGTGTCAGGTCTGTTGTTATCCTCCGGATATGCTAATGCTTCATTTTCGTCAACGATCCGTGACGGTTATAACACGTTGACGGACAACGTCGCACAAACCTGGAACGAACCGGAGCACTACGATCTGTACATTCCGGCGATCACCTGGCATGCCCGCTTCGCCTACGATAAAGAGAAAACCGACAAGTATAACGAACGCCCGTGGGGCGCCGGTTTTGGCATGTCGCGCTGGGATGAGAAAGGCAACTGGCACGGTCTGTATCTGATGGCGTTTAAGGACTCCTTTAATAAATGGGAGCCGATCGGCGGTTATGGCTGGGAAAAAACCTGGCGTCCGCTGGCCGATGATAACTTCCACCTTGGCCTTGGTTACACCCTTGGGGTGACGGCGCGCGATAACTGGAACTATATCCCGATCCCGGTCGTGCTGCCGCTGGCGTCTATCGGCTATGGCCCGGCGACGTTCCAGATGACCTACATCCCTGGCACCTATAATAACGGCAACGTTTATTTTGCCTGGGCGCGCATTCAGTTTTAA
- the lipB gene encoding lipoyl(octanoyl) transferase LipB: MQHNTILIRQLGLQPYEPISQAMHEFTDSRDDATLDEIWLVEHSPVFTQGQAGKAEHVLVPGDIPVIQSDRGGQVTYHGPGQQVMYVLLNLKRRKLGVRELVTLLEQTVVNTLAEYQIASHPRADAPGVYVGEQKICSLGLRIRKGCSFHGLALNIAMDLTPFLRINPCGYAGMEMTQMRQWQPQATPENVAPRLVANLLALLNNPPHEYVAA; encoded by the coding sequence TTGCAGCACAATACTATTCTTATCCGACAACTCGGCCTGCAACCTTACGAACCCATCTCGCAGGCAATGCACGAATTTACCGACAGCCGCGATGACGCCACGCTGGATGAAATCTGGCTGGTAGAACACTCGCCGGTATTTACCCAGGGTCAGGCTGGTAAAGCGGAACACGTCCTGGTTCCCGGCGATATTCCGGTGATTCAGAGCGATCGCGGCGGCCAGGTGACCTACCACGGACCGGGTCAGCAGGTCATGTACGTGTTACTGAATCTCAAGCGCCGTAAGCTGGGTGTGCGTGAACTGGTGACGCTGCTTGAGCAAACCGTGGTTAATACGCTTGCCGAGTACCAGATTGCATCCCACCCGCGCGCCGATGCGCCGGGAGTTTATGTTGGCGAACAGAAAATCTGCTCTCTGGGACTGCGTATCCGCAAGGGCTGCTCGTTCCACGGGTTGGCGCTGAATATCGCGATGGATCTGACGCCTTTCCTGCGCATTAATCCCTGTGGCTATGCCGGTATGGAAATGACGCAAATGCGCCAGTGGCAGCCGCAGGCCACTCCGGAAAACGTGGCGCCGCGCCTGGTCGCTAACCTGCTGGCGTTGCTCAATAATCCGCCTCATGAATATGTAGCCGCTTGA
- the dcuC gene encoding anaerobic C4-dicarboxylate transporter DcuC, with protein MLTLVEILIGIVVIVGVARYIIKGYSATGVLFVGGLTLLIASAIMGHKVLPASAASTGYTATDIVEYIKILLMSRGGDLGMMIMMLCGFATYMTHIGANDMVVKLASKPLRYINSPYLLMIAAYFLACLMSLAVSSATGLGVLLMATLFPVMVNVGISRGAAAAICASPAALILSPTSGDVVLAAKAAEMPLIDFAFKTTLPISIAAIVCMAIAHFFWQRYLDKKENASHEMLDINEITTTAPALYAILPFTPIIGVLVFDGKWGPELHIITILVICMVLASVLEFLRSFDTKKVFCGLEAAYRGMADAFASVVMLLVAAGVFAQGLSTIGFIDGLISIATSFGSASIILMLVLVILTMLAAMTTGSGNAPFYAFVEMIPKLAHSSGINPAYLSIPMLQASNLGRTISPVSGVVVAVAGMAKISPFEVVKRTSVPVIVGLLVVIIATEILVPASALQ; from the coding sequence ATGCTTACGCTTGTTGAGATCCTTATCGGGATCGTCGTTATTGTGGGCGTCGCCCGCTACATCATTAAAGGTTATTCCGCTACCGGGGTACTGTTCGTCGGCGGGTTAACCTTACTTATCGCCAGCGCGATCATGGGGCATAAGGTTCTGCCTGCCAGCGCCGCCAGCACCGGTTATACCGCGACCGATATCGTCGAATACATCAAAATACTGCTCATGAGCCGCGGCGGCGACCTCGGTATGATGATCATGATGCTCTGCGGTTTCGCCACCTACATGACCCACATCGGCGCCAACGATATGGTGGTCAAACTGGCCTCCAAACCGCTGCGTTATATTAACTCGCCTTATCTGTTGATGATAGCCGCCTACTTCCTCGCTTGTCTGATGTCGCTGGCGGTCTCTTCGGCGACCGGTCTCGGCGTACTGCTGATGGCGACGCTGTTTCCGGTTATGGTCAACGTCGGCATCAGCCGCGGCGCCGCGGCGGCGATTTGCGCCTCCCCTGCTGCGCTGATCCTGTCACCCACCTCCGGCGACGTAGTGCTCGCGGCCAAGGCGGCTGAAATGCCGCTGATCGATTTCGCTTTCAAAACCACGTTGCCTATCTCGATTGCCGCCATCGTCTGTATGGCCATTGCCCATTTCTTCTGGCAGCGCTACCTGGATAAAAAAGAAAACGCCTCGCACGAAATGCTCGATATCAATGAGATAACCACCACTGCGCCGGCGCTGTACGCCATCCTGCCATTCACGCCGATTATCGGCGTCCTGGTGTTTGACGGTAAATGGGGGCCGGAATTACACATCATCACGATTCTGGTGATCTGCATGGTGCTAGCATCCGTTCTGGAGTTTCTACGCAGTTTCGATACCAAAAAAGTGTTCTGCGGGCTGGAAGCCGCCTATCGCGGCATGGCTGACGCCTTCGCCAGCGTGGTCATGCTACTGGTCGCGGCAGGCGTCTTTGCCCAGGGTCTAAGCACTATTGGTTTTATCGACGGTCTTATCTCCATCGCCACCTCGTTCGGTTCCGCAAGCATCATTCTGATGCTGGTATTAGTGATCCTGACTATGCTGGCGGCGATGACCACCGGTTCCGGCAACGCACCGTTTTACGCCTTCGTCGAGATGATCCCTAAACTGGCCCACTCTTCCGGCATTAACCCGGCTTATCTGTCGATTCCGATGCTGCAGGCATCGAATCTTGGACGCACCATTTCACCGGTCTCCGGCGTGGTGGTCGCGGTTGCCGGAATGGCAAAAATATCGCCGTTTGAAGTCGTTAAGCGCACTTCCGTGCCGGTCATCGTCGGCCTGCTGGTGGTCATTATCGCCACGGAAATACTGGTTCCTGCCTCTGCGCTTCAATAA
- the ybeD gene encoding DUF493 family protein YbeD produces the protein MKTKLNELLEFPTPFTYKVMGQALPELVDQVVEVVQRHAPGDYSPSVKPSSKGNYHSVSITITATHIEQVEALYEELGNIDIVRMVL, from the coding sequence ATGAAAACCAAACTTAACGAACTGCTTGAATTCCCTACTCCATTTACTTACAAAGTAATGGGGCAGGCGTTGCCTGAGCTGGTTGATCAGGTGGTGGAAGTGGTACAGCGCCATGCGCCTGGTGATTACTCTCCGTCAGTAAAACCGAGCAGCAAAGGTAACTACCACTCGGTCTCCATCACCATTACCGCAACCCATATCGAGCAGGTAGAAGCCCTGTATGAAGAACTGGGCAATATCGACATCGTCCGGATGGTGCTGTAA